In one window of Cellulophaga sp. HaHa_2_95 DNA:
- a CDS encoding lipoprotein signal peptidase — translation MSLKKSILLVLIILVVDQISKIYVKTHFTYNETLEVFSWFKFVFIENSGAAWGTKLSDFLPISEETGKLILTVFRLFAVVGIGYWLYDTVRKNLSNTLAIAVSLIFAGALGNIIDSVFYGMIFSESLYGGELATAFSGEPYGSIFHGKVVDMLHFPFIENAVWPEWVPYFGGNTFSFFEPVFNIADMAISTGVGILLVFNKKAFAKTEEEESIETSEPQEGTV, via the coding sequence ATGAGTTTAAAAAAATCAATTCTACTAGTTTTAATAATTCTAGTTGTAGATCAGATAAGTAAAATATACGTAAAAACACATTTCACCTATAATGAAACTTTAGAGGTTTTTAGTTGGTTCAAATTTGTGTTTATTGAAAACTCAGGTGCAGCGTGGGGTACTAAGTTAAGTGACTTTTTACCTATCTCTGAAGAAACAGGAAAATTAATCTTAACTGTTTTTAGGCTATTTGCTGTGGTTGGTATTGGTTATTGGTTGTACGATACGGTAAGAAAAAATTTATCCAATACGTTGGCAATTGCTGTTTCTTTGATATTTGCAGGAGCTTTGGGAAATATTATAGATTCTGTTTTTTACGGAATGATATTCTCTGAAAGTCTTTATGGGGGCGAATTGGCTACTGCCTTTTCAGGTGAACCTTATGGGAGTATTTTTCATGGTAAAGTGGTAGATATGCTTCATTTTCCATTTATAGAGAATGCGGTGTGGCCAGAATGGGTTCCTTACTTTGGTGGTAATACATTTAGTTTCTTTGAGCCGGTATTTAATATTGCAGATATGGCAATTAGTACAGGGGTGGGAATCTTACTTGTGTTCAATAAAAAAGCATTTGCTAAAACAGAGGAAGAAGAAAGTATCGAAACATCAGAACCGCAAGAAGGAACTGTTTAA
- the ileS gene encoding isoleucine--tRNA ligase yields the protein MKFAEYKGLDLPVVAEEILKYWKENDIFEKSIATREGKESYVFFEGPPSANGMPGIHHVMARTIKDIFPRYKTMKGFQVKRKAGWDTHGLPIELGVEKELGITKEDIGTKISVEEYNAACKKAVMRYTDVWNKMTEQVGYWVDMEDPYITYKPKYMETVWWLLKEIYNKNLIYKGYTIQPYSPKAGTGLSSHELNQPGTYQDVTDTTVTAQFKAVRETLPSFFDSIEGDIHFIAWTTTPWTLPSNTALTVGPKIDYVVVKTFNQYTFDPITVVLAKPLVGKQFAGKFKAVATEEELASYKEGDKKIPYLVLDTIIGKDLVGVKYEQLIDYVLPYQNAENAFRIIAGDFVTTEDGTGIVHTAPTFGADDAMVAKQAVPEIPPMLVLDENNNPVPLVDLQGKFRPELKEFGGKYVKNEYYDDGEAPERSIDVELAIKLKEENKAFKVEKYVHSYPNCWRTDKPILYYPLDSWFIKVTDVKDKMFELNQTINWKPKATGEGRFGNWLANANDWNLSRSRYWGIPLPIWRTEDGKEEIMIGSVAELKGEMQKALAAGVLEKDIFEDFEVGNMTDENYDKIDLHKNIVDQITLVSASGKPMKRESDLIDVWFDSGSMPYAQWHYPFENKDLIDGNKTFPADFIAEGVDQTRGWFYTLHAIATMVFDSVAYKNVVSNGLVLDKEGKKMSKRLGNAADPFETMNEHGADATRWYMISNANPWDNLKFDLEGIAEVKRKFFGTLYNTYSFFALYTNIDNFQYKEEDIPLKERPEIDQWVLSELHTLIKTVDEAYADYEPTRATRAISEYVQENLSNWYVRLCRRRFWKGDYQKDKISAYQTLYTCLITVAKLSAPVSPFFMDRLYKDLTNTTHTENFESVHLADFPVYNENIVNKELESKMAKAQTISSLVLSIRQKEKIKVRQPLQKIMIPILDEKQKNEILAVSDLIKSEVNVKEIELLDDASGILVKQIKPNFKVLGPKFGKDMKLVASEVAKFSQEDIQKIEQQGEISIEINNKSSILQLQDVEISSQDIEGWLVATSGPLTVALDVTINEELRKEGIARELVNRIQNLRKDSGFEVTDRINIKILKNSLVEDAVASNLDYIKTETLTAELNFEEELENGTEIAFDEVNTKLFIQKH from the coding sequence ATGAAGTTTGCGGAATACAAAGGATTAGATTTACCAGTAGTTGCAGAAGAGATTTTAAAATACTGGAAAGAGAACGATATTTTTGAAAAAAGTATTGCTACTCGTGAGGGAAAAGAAAGCTATGTGTTTTTTGAAGGGCCACCTTCTGCAAACGGTATGCCTGGTATTCACCATGTAATGGCGAGAACTATAAAAGATATTTTTCCGCGTTACAAAACCATGAAAGGTTTTCAAGTAAAACGTAAAGCTGGTTGGGATACTCATGGATTGCCAATAGAACTTGGTGTAGAAAAAGAATTAGGAATTACCAAAGAAGATATTGGTACTAAAATATCTGTAGAAGAATACAATGCTGCTTGTAAAAAAGCGGTAATGCGTTATACAGATGTTTGGAATAAAATGACCGAACAGGTTGGGTATTGGGTAGATATGGAAGACCCATACATTACCTATAAGCCTAAATACATGGAAACGGTATGGTGGTTGTTAAAAGAAATTTATAATAAAAACCTTATTTATAAGGGATATACTATTCAGCCGTATTCTCCAAAGGCAGGTACAGGTTTAAGTTCTCATGAATTAAACCAACCAGGAACTTATCAAGATGTAACAGATACTACAGTTACGGCGCAGTTTAAAGCGGTAAGGGAGACCTTGCCTTCATTTTTTGATAGTATAGAGGGCGATATTCATTTTATTGCTTGGACAACCACTCCGTGGACTTTACCGTCGAACACAGCATTAACGGTAGGGCCTAAGATAGATTATGTCGTGGTTAAAACCTTTAATCAATATACGTTTGATCCTATAACGGTTGTTTTAGCAAAGCCTTTGGTTGGGAAGCAATTCGCAGGAAAATTTAAAGCTGTAGCAACAGAAGAAGAATTAGCAAGCTATAAAGAAGGAGATAAAAAAATACCTTATCTAGTTTTAGATACTATTATTGGTAAAGATCTAGTAGGGGTAAAATATGAGCAACTTATAGATTATGTGTTGCCTTATCAGAATGCAGAAAATGCATTTAGAATTATTGCAGGAGATTTTGTAACTACAGAAGATGGTACAGGTATAGTACATACCGCACCTACTTTTGGAGCAGATGATGCTATGGTGGCAAAACAAGCAGTACCAGAAATTCCTCCAATGTTAGTCTTGGATGAAAATAATAATCCAGTTCCTTTAGTAGATTTACAAGGTAAATTTAGACCAGAATTAAAAGAATTTGGTGGCAAATATGTGAAGAATGAATATTACGATGATGGCGAGGCGCCAGAGCGTTCTATTGATGTGGAGCTTGCTATTAAATTAAAAGAGGAGAATAAGGCATTTAAAGTAGAAAAGTATGTGCACAGTTACCCTAACTGCTGGCGTACGGATAAACCTATTTTATATTACCCGTTAGACTCATGGTTTATTAAGGTTACAGATGTTAAAGATAAAATGTTTGAGCTTAATCAAACAATAAACTGGAAGCCAAAAGCTACAGGAGAAGGTAGGTTTGGTAACTGGTTGGCAAATGCAAACGACTGGAACTTATCACGTTCTCGTTATTGGGGAATTCCTTTACCTATCTGGAGAACAGAAGACGGCAAAGAAGAAATAATGATTGGTTCTGTTGCGGAACTGAAAGGAGAAATGCAAAAAGCATTAGCGGCAGGAGTTCTTGAGAAAGATATTTTTGAAGATTTTGAAGTCGGGAACATGACCGATGAAAACTATGATAAAATAGATTTGCATAAAAATATTGTAGATCAGATTACCTTAGTTTCAGCATCCGGAAAACCAATGAAGCGCGAAAGCGATTTAATTGATGTTTGGTTTGATTCTGGTTCTATGCCCTATGCTCAATGGCATTATCCATTTGAAAATAAGGATTTGATTGATGGTAATAAAACTTTTCCTGCAGATTTTATAGCAGAAGGTGTTGATCAAACGCGTGGATGGTTTTATACCTTACATGCTATTGCTACAATGGTGTTTGACTCTGTAGCATATAAGAATGTGGTCTCTAATGGTCTGGTGTTAGATAAAGAAGGTAAAAAGATGTCAAAGCGTTTAGGAAACGCGGCAGATCCTTTTGAAACTATGAATGAGCATGGTGCCGATGCAACGCGTTGGTACATGATATCAAATGCGAACCCGTGGGATAACTTAAAGTTTGATTTAGAAGGTATTGCTGAGGTAAAGCGAAAATTCTTTGGAACCCTTTATAATACCTATTCGTTTTTTGCTTTATATACAAATATTGATAATTTTCAATATAAGGAAGAAGATATTCCGTTGAAGGAAAGACCGGAAATAGATCAATGGGTATTGTCAGAATTACATACATTGATTAAAACGGTAGATGAGGCGTATGCAGATTATGAGCCAACGCGCGCCACACGTGCCATCTCAGAATATGTACAAGAGAATTTAAGTAACTGGTACGTGCGTTTATGTAGAAGACGTTTTTGGAAGGGCGATTATCAAAAAGATAAGATTTCTGCCTACCAAACACTTTATACTTGTTTGATAACGGTTGCTAAATTATCTGCTCCTGTTTCTCCATTCTTTATGGATAGACTTTACAAGGATTTAACGAATACAACACATACAGAAAATTTTGAAAGTGTACATTTGGCCGATTTCCCAGTTTATAATGAAAACATTGTAAACAAAGAGTTAGAGAGCAAAATGGCAAAAGCGCAAACTATATCATCGTTAGTACTTTCTATTCGTCAGAAAGAGAAGATAAAAGTACGCCAGCCATTACAAAAAATTATGATTCCTATTTTGGATGAAAAGCAGAAGAATGAGATTTTGGCGGTATCTGATTTAATTAAGTCGGAAGTGAATGTGAAAGAAATTGAGCTCTTAGATGATGCTTCTGGAATATTAGTGAAGCAAATAAAGCCAAATTTTAAAGTTTTAGGCCCAAAATTCGGCAAAGATATGAAGCTGGTTGCCAGTGAAGTAGCTAAATTTTCTCAGGAAGATATCCAAAAAATTGAGCAACAGGGCGAAATTTCAATTGAAATTAATAATAAAAGTAGTATTTTACAGCTGCAAGACGTAGAGATTTCTTCTCAGGATATTGAAGGTTGGCTAGTGGCAACTTCAGGACCATTAACAGTTGCATTAGATGTAACTATTAATGAGGAATTAAGGAAAGAAGGAATTGCAAGAGAGCTAGTTAATAGAATCCAGAATTTGAGAAAAGACTCTGGTTTTGAAGTAACAGATAGAATTAATATTAAAATTTTAAAAAATAGTTTGGTTGAAGATGCTGTAGCTAGTAATCTTGATTATATAAAAACAGAGACCTTAACTGCTGAGCTAAATTTTGAAGAAGAATTAGAAAATGGTACGGAAATTGCCTTTGATGAGGTGAACACCAAATTGTTTATCCAAAAACACTAA
- a CDS encoding TraR/DksA C4-type zinc finger protein, with protein sequence MVEDLKVRYSDKDLAEFKELITDKIEKAKSHLELLKSSYMNDGNNGTDDTSPTFKAFEEGSATMSKEANTQLAIRQEKFIRDLKNAVLRIENKTYGICRVTGKLINKERLKLVPHATLSIEAKNMQ encoded by the coding sequence ATGGTTGAAGATTTAAAAGTTAGATACTCTGATAAAGACTTAGCAGAATTTAAAGAGCTTATTACAGACAAAATTGAAAAAGCTAAAAGTCATTTAGAACTTTTAAAAAGCTCTTATATGAATGATGGAAATAATGGTACAGATGATACCTCGCCAACATTTAAAGCTTTTGAAGAAGGTTCTGCTACGATGAGTAAAGAGGCAAATACGCAGTTGGCTATTCGTCAAGAGAAATTTATTCGTGATTTGAAAAATGCGGTACTTCGTATTGAGAACAAAACATACGGAATCTGTAGAGTGACTGGAAAATTGATCAATAAAGAGCGCTTAAAATTAGTTCCGCATGCTACCTTAAGTATCGAGGCTAAGAATATGCAGTAA